In Mucilaginibacter celer, one DNA window encodes the following:
- the pyrF gene encoding orotidine-5'-phosphate decarboxylase — protein sequence MLRKELIEQIKKKKSFLCVGLDPDINKIPEFLKSYPDPIFEFNKRIIDATKDLCVAYKPNAAFYEAYGIKGLQALIDTYKYLPKDCLNIIDAKRGDIGNTSDKYARAFFDEQSGGMSFDAITITPYMGNDSVTPYLAYEGKWVIILALTSSVGSKDFQYLQTGDDFLYETVIKKANTWAGADRIMYVVGATKSTEFTNIRQYAPDNFLLVPGVGAQGGSLEDVCKYGITKDCGLLVNSSRSILYASNGEDFAEVARAEALSLQQQMQAELEKAGVI from the coding sequence ATGTTGCGCAAGGAGTTAATTGAACAGATCAAAAAAAAGAAATCGTTTTTATGTGTAGGACTTGATCCGGATATCAATAAAATCCCCGAATTTTTAAAATCATACCCCGACCCGATATTCGAGTTCAATAAGCGTATTATAGATGCCACTAAAGATTTGTGCGTGGCCTACAAACCTAATGCTGCTTTTTACGAAGCTTACGGCATAAAAGGTTTGCAGGCTTTAATTGATACCTACAAATATCTGCCCAAAGATTGCCTGAACATTATTGATGCCAAACGCGGCGATATCGGCAATACATCTGATAAATACGCCCGCGCTTTTTTTGATGAACAATCGGGCGGAATGAGCTTTGACGCCATTACCATCACTCCTTATATGGGTAATGACAGTGTAACGCCTTATTTGGCTTATGAAGGTAAATGGGTTATTATTTTAGCTTTAACCTCATCGGTAGGAAGCAAGGATTTTCAGTACCTGCAAACAGGCGATGATTTTCTGTACGAAACCGTAATAAAAAAAGCCAATACCTGGGCTGGTGCCGATAGAATTATGTATGTAGTAGGGGCCACAAAGAGCACCGAGTTTACCAACATCCGCCAATATGCGCCGGATAACTTTTTATTGGTGCCGGGCGTGGGCGCACAGGGCGGAAGTTTAGAGGATGTGTGTAAGTATGGTATTACTAAAGATTGCGGGCTGCTGGTGAACTCATCACGCTCGATACTTTATGCAAGCAATGGCGAAGATTTTGCCGAGGTTGCAAGGGCGGAGGCATTGAGTTTGCAGCAGCAGATGCAGGCAGAGTTGGAAAAGGCTGGGGTAATTTAG
- a CDS encoding alkaline phosphatase family protein: MKKKLSAVLLALFMVTGHLMAQTAKHVIFITIDGFRPDFYLDNEWQTPNLRALMKDGAYAKGVNSVFPSMTYPSHTTIVTGVQPAKHGVFYNNIFTPDGAPQQPYWQDSSIHAPTIWKAAKAKGMTVASLYWPVSANAPVDYNIPDIGGLGDGIREQYSLPQGFYAEVKKEVFGGVDKIDAGKNQNIARIAAYVIKKSKPELMTIHVFSVDGAEHAAGRYGTRVQDAVADADAAVGIIVDALKEAGIWENTVLLIGGDHGFYDVKKSISPNVWLKEAGLITNLATGEWKAQFNTVGGSAYLYLKDPADKATANKVKALLEAQPDSVKQYYRIISKKQLDKGGYNPNVAFALTAEHDASFSAANTGNAIKPGKGGTHGHFPDTKNIRTGFIAHGPGIRKGTVIEEMNLRDMTPIMVKLLGISFPKVDGKIPAGLLE, encoded by the coding sequence ATGAAAAAAAAATTATCAGCAGTACTACTTGCCCTGTTTATGGTAACCGGGCATCTTATGGCTCAAACAGCCAAACATGTTATATTTATTACCATTGATGGCTTCCGGCCCGATTTTTACCTCGACAATGAATGGCAAACCCCCAATTTGCGTGCGTTGATGAAAGACGGAGCTTATGCCAAAGGTGTAAACAGTGTATTCCCTTCCATGACCTATCCATCGCACACTACAATTGTCACAGGCGTACAGCCTGCGAAGCATGGTGTATTTTACAACAATATTTTCACACCCGACGGCGCACCACAACAACCTTACTGGCAGGATAGCTCGATCCACGCTCCCACCATATGGAAAGCGGCTAAGGCCAAAGGCATGACCGTGGCTTCACTTTACTGGCCCGTATCTGCCAATGCACCTGTGGATTATAACATTCCCGACATAGGTGGCCTGGGCGACGGAATTCGTGAACAATATTCTCTGCCACAAGGTTTTTACGCTGAGGTAAAAAAAGAAGTATTTGGAGGCGTGGATAAAATAGATGCAGGAAAAAATCAGAACATTGCCAGGATTGCGGCTTATGTAATTAAAAAAAGCAAGCCTGAGTTGATGACTATCCACGTATTTTCGGTAGATGGTGCTGAACATGCCGCTGGGCGTTATGGAACACGGGTGCAGGACGCAGTAGCAGATGCAGATGCTGCAGTAGGGATTATTGTTGATGCCCTGAAAGAGGCCGGAATCTGGGAAAACACCGTATTATTAATAGGCGGCGACCACGGATTTTATGATGTAAAAAAATCTATCTCGCCCAATGTATGGCTCAAAGAGGCAGGCCTAATCACTAACCTGGCCACCGGTGAGTGGAAAGCTCAATTCAACACCGTCGGCGGATCGGCTTATTTGTATTTGAAAGATCCGGCTGATAAAGCAACAGCCAATAAGGTAAAAGCACTGCTTGAAGCACAACCCGATAGCGTAAAACAATATTATCGCATCATCAGTAAAAAACAACTGGATAAAGGCGGCTATAACCCAAATGTGGCTTTTGCACTTACAGCAGAGCATGATGCTTCATTTAGCGCAGCTAACACGGGCAATGCGATAAAACCCGGCAAAGGAGGCACACATGGCCATTTTCCTGATACAAAAAATATCCGTACCGGTTTTATAGCTCATGGTCCGGGTATTCGCAAAGGTACTGTAATAGAAGAGATGAACCTGCGTGATATGACGCCGATAATGGTGAAACTGCTGGGAATTTCATTTCCAAAAGTGGATGGAAAAATACCGGCAGGATTATTAGAATAA